Proteins encoded within one genomic window of Syntrophorhabdaceae bacterium:
- a CDS encoding PIN domain-containing protein, whose product MRRVILIDFENIQKLDFEPIDTADTEIIVFVGKSQNKIPFHLVEKAQTMGNRIKWLKIAGDGKNNLDFHIAFELGRLSERSEKDISLIILSKDSGYDSLIKYISDTGIQTKRIANLAELSDSKKLPPSSKFTDYIVANLNKIDNQKRPRTRGTLKKHVESLLRDRANAGEIDSIIEEMFIKGLLTQTNNRLKYILDSQH is encoded by the coding sequence ATGAGGCGGGTCATACTCATCGATTTCGAAAATATTCAAAAACTGGATTTTGAACCTATTGATACTGCCGACACGGAGATCATAGTCTTTGTCGGCAAATCACAAAACAAGATACCTTTCCACCTTGTTGAGAAGGCCCAGACCATGGGTAACCGGATCAAATGGCTTAAGATAGCGGGTGACGGCAAGAACAACCTTGATTTCCACATAGCCTTTGAACTGGGACGTTTGAGCGAAAGATCGGAAAAGGATATTTCATTGATAATACTTTCAAAAGACAGCGGGTATGATTCTTTGATAAAGTACATCAGTGATACCGGCATACAAACAAAAAGGATTGCAAACCTTGCCGAACTATCTGACAGTAAAAAACTACCGCCCTCATCAAAATTTACCGACTACATCGTTGCCAATCTCAATAAGATAGATAATCAGAAACGTCCGCGAACGAGGGGAACATTGAAGAAACATGTTGAATCATTATTACGGGACAGGGCAAATGCCGGTGAGATCGATTCAATCATTGAAGAGATGTTCATTAAAGGCCTATTGACCCAGACGAATAACCGACTGAAATATATCCTGGATTCACAACATTAA